The following are from one region of the Deltaproteobacteria bacterium genome:
- a CDS encoding ABC transporter permease yields the protein MLREVLVETGRHVMLVGVSVGVASAVGVPLGVWLTRRPGWSRIVLGLASVLQTIPSLALFGFLIPVPWIGGIGVRTALVALTLYSLLPVLRNTVTGIAGVDPATREAGRGMGMTDAQLLWRVELPLAASVIIAGVRVATVIGIGVATIAAAIGAGGLGVFIFRGVAMVDNRTILAGALPAAALAVGAELALGAVERRVRPPR from the coding sequence ATGCTGCGCGAGGTGCTCGTGGAGACCGGCCGGCACGTGATGCTGGTCGGCGTGTCGGTCGGGGTGGCGTCCGCCGTCGGGGTGCCGCTTGGCGTCTGGCTCACGCGCCGGCCGGGGTGGAGCCGCATCGTCCTCGGCCTCGCGAGCGTGCTCCAGACGATCCCGAGCCTCGCGCTCTTCGGGTTCCTGATCCCCGTGCCGTGGATCGGCGGCATCGGGGTGCGCACGGCGCTGGTCGCCCTGACGCTCTACTCGCTGCTGCCGGTGCTCAGGAACACCGTGACGGGGATCGCAGGCGTCGACCCGGCGACCCGCGAGGCCGGGCGCGGCATGGGGATGACGGACGCGCAGCTCCTCTGGCGCGTGGAGCTGCCGCTCGCGGCGAGCGTCATCATTGCCGGCGTTCGTGTAGCCACCGTGATCGGGATCGGCGTCGCGACCATCGCGGCGGCGATCGGCGCGGGCGGGCTCGGCGTCTTCATCTTCCGCGGTGTCGCGATGGTGGACAACCGCACGATCCTGGCCGGCGCGCTGCCCGCGGCCGCGCTGGCGGTGGGGGCGGAGCTGGCGCTGGGCGCGGTGGAGCGCCGGGTGAGGCCGCCGCGGTGA
- a CDS encoding HNH endonuclease, producing MDVVPAEVLADTGDRRTVDRDLRARQLDGYLRRLARQEAVCRRVLGRLARTFLAGRYHNRLGFARLGDWTRERLGLSARQVQDLARVAERLESLPAIAAAFAAGDVSWTQTRLLATAATPDSEGEWLALARDRTVRALEALVARPPADPDERHRLRFSLRCPRRLRARWRQAVELARRMAGSELPLAAAAEVIAAEGLSAAPAPVDDCPFREPPPEPVDTPADPGWSAVEVPIAEDVEKLLQLGPAGDPFMIDERLRVARRAMQRIDWQMGVLLRTFFDLRLHRAFGFPSASRYVAERLGLSGRKARALVALERGLRRTPALAAAYREGNVSWLRALTLLPVASRDDAWVARAGEVTLRRLVAEVEWALDRRDAGLPTAPPPPGATLAPVERQMCARSDDMLDADITFAAAPSVVALFRAALDAFRPAGEPRWKACEKLLEHVCHEWEAQPQHRDPVFARDGWRCAVPACTSRANLHDHHIRYRSAGGDNSRANRVAICAWHHLRGIHLGRIRAHGTAPHAITWEIGVRRGRPPLLRTLGDRYLP from the coding sequence ATGGACGTCGTCCCGGCAGAGGTCCTCGCCGACACGGGCGACCGGCGCACCGTCGACCGCGACCTCCGCGCGCGCCAGCTCGACGGCTACCTCCGCCGCCTCGCGCGCCAGGAGGCGGTCTGCCGCCGCGTCCTCGGCCGGCTCGCGCGGACCTTCCTCGCGGGCCGCTACCACAACCGGCTCGGCTTCGCGCGCCTCGGCGACTGGACGCGCGAGCGGCTCGGTCTCTCCGCACGCCAGGTGCAGGACCTCGCGCGCGTTGCCGAGCGGCTCGAGAGCCTCCCGGCCATTGCCGCCGCCTTCGCTGCGGGCGACGTGTCGTGGACGCAGACGCGTCTCCTCGCCACGGCGGCCACGCCCGACAGCGAGGGCGAGTGGCTGGCGCTCGCGCGCGACCGGACGGTTCGCGCGCTCGAGGCGCTCGTCGCGCGCCCGCCCGCCGACCCCGACGAGCGCCACCGCCTCCGCTTCTCGCTCCGCTGCCCGCGACGGCTGCGCGCCCGCTGGCGTCAGGCGGTCGAGCTCGCCCGCCGTATGGCGGGGAGCGAGCTCCCGCTCGCTGCCGCCGCCGAGGTCATCGCCGCCGAGGGACTCTCCGCCGCGCCCGCTCCCGTCGACGACTGCCCTTTCCGCGAACCCCCACCGGAGCCCGTCGACACGCCGGCCGACCCCGGCTGGTCCGCCGTCGAAGTGCCGATCGCGGAGGACGTGGAGAAGCTCCTCCAGCTCGGCCCTGCGGGTGACCCCTTCATGATCGACGAGCGCCTGCGGGTCGCCCGCCGCGCCATGCAGCGCATCGACTGGCAGATGGGTGTCCTCCTCCGCACCTTCTTCGACCTTCGCCTGCACCGCGCCTTCGGCTTCCCGTCGGCGTCCCGCTATGTCGCAGAGCGCCTTGGCCTCTCGGGGCGCAAGGCGCGCGCCCTGGTCGCGCTCGAGCGCGGGCTGCGCCGGACGCCGGCGCTCGCCGCCGCCTACCGCGAGGGCAACGTCTCGTGGCTGCGCGCGCTGACCCTCCTCCCCGTGGCCTCCCGCGACGACGCCTGGGTCGCGCGCGCGGGCGAGGTGACGCTCCGGCGCCTCGTCGCCGAGGTGGAATGGGCGCTCGACCGGCGCGACGCGGGGCTCCCGACGGCGCCTCCTCCGCCCGGCGCCACGCTCGCTCCGGTCGAGCGGCAAATGTGTGCGCGCAGTGACGACATGCTCGATGCCGACATCACGTTCGCCGCGGCCCCGTCGGTCGTCGCGCTCTTCCGCGCCGCGCTCGACGCTTTCCGTCCGGCCGGCGAGCCGCGCTGGAAGGCCTGCGAGAAGCTCCTCGAGCACGTCTGCCACGAGTGGGAGGCCCAGCCGCAGCACCGCGACCCGGTCTTCGCGCGCGACGGCTGGCGCTGCGCGGTCCCGGCCTGCACCTCGCGCGCCAACCTCCACGACCACCACATCCGGTATCGCTCGGCCGGTGGCGACAACTCGCGCGCCAACCGCGTGGCCATCTGCGCCTGGCACCACCTGCGCGGCATCCACCTGGGCCGCATTCGGGCGCACGGCACGGCGCCCCACGCCATCACCTGGGAGATCGGCGTCCGTCGCGGCCGCCCGCCGCTCCTCCGCACCCTCGGCGACCGGTACCTGCCGTGA
- a CDS encoding SDR family oxidoreductase, with translation MLRAVHEAGAHAVKALVTGAARGLGAAIAERLRRDGMQVVTADVAAGCDVRLDVARDPFPPLGDVDVCVANAAITTTIAPAHRMTAEQWQRDVDVNLTGAFRTVQACLSGMRERRFGRIIVISSAAARSGLRGQVAYTATKAGVVGMVLTVAAENVRHGITANAVLPGLVATEQVRAMPPDVMARWLAVLPAGRLVEPEEVAALIAFLASPAAGSITGEAVGVDGGMHLSTVDFGSQRRD, from the coding sequence ATGCTCCGGGCCGTGCATGAGGCCGGAGCCCACGCGGTGAAGGCGCTGGTCACGGGAGCGGCACGCGGACTCGGCGCCGCGATCGCCGAGCGCCTCCGCCGCGACGGCATGCAGGTCGTGACGGCCGACGTGGCCGCAGGCTGCGACGTGCGCCTCGACGTCGCGCGCGACCCCTTCCCCCCGCTCGGCGACGTCGACGTGTGCGTCGCCAACGCGGCCATCACCACGACCATCGCGCCGGCGCACCGCATGACGGCCGAGCAGTGGCAGCGCGACGTCGACGTCAACCTGACCGGGGCGTTCCGGACCGTGCAGGCGTGTCTGTCCGGGATGCGCGAGCGGCGCTTCGGGCGGATCATCGTGATCTCCAGCGCCGCGGCGCGCTCCGGCCTGCGGGGGCAGGTCGCCTACACGGCGACGAAGGCGGGTGTGGTGGGGATGGTCCTCACGGTCGCGGCCGAGAACGTCCGCCACGGCATCACCGCCAACGCCGTCCTCCCGGGCCTGGTGGCGACCGAGCAGGTGCGGGCGATGCCGCCCGACGTGATGGCGCGCTGGCTCGCGGTGCTGCCCGCGGGCCGCCTGGTCGAGCCGGAGGAGGTCGCGGCGCTGATCGCGTTCCTCGCCTCGCCGGCGGCGGGCTCGATCACTGGCGAGGCGGTGGGCGTCGACGGCGGCATGCATCTCAGCACCGTCGACTTCGGAAGCCAGCGCCGCGACTGA
- a CDS encoding ATP-binding cassette domain-containing protein codes for MPFVEFAAAGFRLPDGRALLDGLSLAVEEGETLAVIGRSGSGKTTALKLVNALLMPSTGEVRVAGRATTAWDAIRLRRRTGYVIQEVGLFPHLTVARNVGLVPELEGWPAERIAARVEELLALVGLPAAEFAPRYPHELSGGQRQRVGVARALAADPPLLLLDEPFGALDPITRAELQREFRALQARLRKTAIFVTHDMREAALVGDRIAVVAGGRLRAVATGDGLRASGDPEVRALMDA; via the coding sequence GTGCCGTTCGTCGAGTTCGCCGCCGCGGGCTTCCGGCTGCCGGACGGGCGCGCGCTGCTCGACGGGCTCTCGCTCGCGGTGGAGGAAGGCGAGACGCTGGCCGTGATCGGGCGGAGCGGGTCGGGGAAGACGACGGCGCTCAAGCTCGTCAACGCGCTCCTCATGCCGAGCACGGGCGAGGTGCGCGTCGCGGGGCGGGCGACGACGGCGTGGGACGCGATCCGCCTCCGGCGCCGGACGGGGTACGTGATCCAGGAGGTCGGGCTCTTCCCGCATCTCACGGTGGCGCGGAACGTAGGGCTCGTGCCCGAGCTGGAGGGCTGGCCAGCGGAGCGCATCGCGGCGCGCGTCGAGGAGCTGCTCGCGCTGGTGGGCCTCCCGGCGGCGGAGTTCGCGCCGCGCTACCCGCACGAGCTCTCCGGCGGGCAGCGACAGCGGGTCGGCGTGGCGCGCGCGCTGGCCGCGGACCCGCCCCTACTGTTGTTGGACGAGCCGTTCGGAGCGCTCGATCCGATCACGCGCGCCGAGCTGCAGCGCGAGTTCCGGGCCCTGCAGGCGCGGCTCAGGAAGACGGCGATCTTCGTCACCCACGACATGCGCGAGGCGGCGCTGGTGGGCGACCGGATCGCGGTGGTAGCGGGCGGGCGGCTGCGCGCCGTCGCGACGGGGGACGGGCTGCGTGCGAGCGGCGATCCCGAGGTGCGCGCGCTCATGGACGCGTGA
- a CDS encoding hydrogenase — MDRRRRLFWHGIFLFLLGLVVGAFVQRMTNPRMGLSAHLGGVMTGTFLAVLGALWAELRLPPCAESAAYRLALFGTYGSSASLLLAAILGTSSMTPIAGAGHTAAGWQEAIVNLGLQSTAAGILLCCLLLLWGLRGRR, encoded by the coding sequence GTGGACCGGCGGCGCCGCCTCTTCTGGCACGGCATCTTCCTCTTCTTGCTCGGCCTCGTCGTGGGCGCCTTCGTCCAGCGGATGACGAACCCGCGCATGGGCCTCTCGGCCCATCTGGGCGGGGTCATGACGGGCACCTTCCTCGCCGTGCTGGGCGCGCTCTGGGCCGAGCTCCGGCTCCCGCCGTGCGCCGAGTCCGCGGCCTACCGGCTCGCGCTCTTCGGCACGTACGGCAGCTCGGCGTCGCTCCTCCTGGCGGCGATCCTCGGCACGAGCAGCATGACGCCGATCGCCGGCGCCGGGCACACCGCGGCCGGGTGGCAGGAGGCGATCGTCAACCTGGGCCTCCAGTCGACCGCGGCCGGCATCCTCCTCTGCTGCCTGCTCCTGCTCTGGGGCCTCCGCGGGCGTCGCTAG
- a CDS encoding ABC transporter substrate-binding protein, with protein sequence MRWALLVLAALAACGRGADVIVVGSKNFTEQRILGELLAQTVESVGLRAERKLDLGGTFVCDAAIRAGQIDMYVEYTGTALAAILKEKPEGMDRAQVLARVREAYAKDGLVWTAPFGFDNTFALVVRRDAEEVRTISDLAAHPGDWRAGFGYEFKERADGYPGLAQAYGLELAEIRIMDLGLLYRALVDQKVDVVAGNATDGQIESLKLKVLVDDRGYFPPYEAAPVVRRVVLERYPKLAAALEGLGGRISVQGMRRMNYEVDGGHRGPSEVVREFRTAS encoded by the coding sequence GTGAGGTGGGCCCTGCTGGTGTTGGCGGCGCTCGCGGCCTGCGGCCGCGGCGCGGACGTCATCGTCGTCGGCTCGAAGAACTTCACCGAGCAGCGCATCCTGGGCGAGCTGCTCGCGCAGACGGTCGAGTCGGTGGGGCTGCGCGCGGAGCGGAAGCTCGACCTGGGCGGCACGTTCGTCTGCGATGCGGCCATCCGCGCCGGGCAGATCGACATGTACGTCGAGTACACGGGGACAGCGCTGGCGGCGATCCTGAAGGAGAAGCCGGAGGGGATGGACCGCGCCCAGGTGCTCGCGCGCGTGCGCGAGGCGTACGCGAAGGACGGCCTCGTGTGGACGGCGCCGTTCGGGTTCGACAACACGTTCGCGCTGGTGGTGCGGAGGGACGCGGAGGAGGTGCGGACGATCTCCGACCTGGCGGCGCACCCCGGCGACTGGCGCGCCGGGTTCGGCTACGAGTTCAAGGAGCGGGCGGACGGCTACCCCGGCCTGGCGCAGGCGTACGGACTCGAGCTCGCGGAGATCCGGATCATGGACCTCGGGCTCCTGTACCGGGCGCTCGTCGACCAGAAAGTGGACGTCGTGGCGGGGAACGCGACGGACGGGCAGATCGAGAGCCTGAAGCTGAAGGTGCTGGTGGATGATCGAGGGTACTTTCCGCCATACGAGGCGGCGCCGGTGGTGAGGCGGGTGGTGCTGGAGAGGTACCCAAAGCTCGCAGCGGCGCTGGAGGGGTTGGGAGGGAGGATCTCGGTGCAGGGGATGAGGCGGATGAATTATGAGGTGGATGGGGGGCACCGGGGGCCGAGCGAAGTTGTGCGTGAGTTCCGCACGGCGTCGTAG
- a CDS encoding PIG-L family deacetylase, whose product MIQRVVSAHGTVRVVLVTAGDGYVEAVRYETGELRPRAPVYVAYGERRLREARAAMRKLGGDRMRLGLLGFPDGGLEQLLQAHWWRDVPERSPTTGAVRPPYPEALDRSVAYDGDDLRRELVRVLRETRPTTVAFPDPLDRHPDHSATGVFVLLALGDRLARDGRLPRLLAYLVHWPG is encoded by the coding sequence CTGATCCAGCGGGTGGTGTCGGCGCACGGCACCGTGCGCGTCGTGCTGGTCACCGCGGGAGATGGCTACGTGGAGGCGGTGCGGTACGAGACCGGGGAGCTCAGACCTCGCGCGCCCGTGTACGTCGCCTACGGCGAGCGGCGGCTGCGCGAGGCGCGGGCAGCCATGCGGAAGCTCGGGGGCGACCGGATGCGCCTGGGCCTCCTCGGCTTCCCCGATGGCGGCCTCGAGCAGCTCCTTCAGGCTCACTGGTGGCGCGACGTGCCCGAGCGCTCGCCGACCACCGGAGCCGTGCGCCCGCCCTATCCCGAGGCGCTCGACCGCAGCGTTGCGTACGATGGTGACGATCTCCGCCGGGAGCTCGTGCGGGTGCTGCGCGAGACCCGGCCGACCACCGTCGCGTTTCCCGATCCGCTCGACCGCCATCCCGATCACAGCGCCACGGGCGTCTTCGTGCTGCTCGCGCTGGGGGACCGGCTCGCCCGAGACGGACGTCTCCCGCGTCTCCTCGCGTACCTCGTGCACTGGCCCGGTTGA
- a CDS encoding NUDIX domain-containing protein yields the protein MVIRPGVSAIILTAEGLLLQRRADNGLWGLPGGGVEPGESVTEALVREVREETGLEVTPLRLIGVYSAPAHGQVVTYPDGNVIHYVSSSFECRVVGGVLTCSHESLELGWFDPERLPAEMVPMHRVRIADALMRRVEAFVR from the coding sequence ATGGTGATCCGCCCCGGCGTGTCGGCGATCATCCTGACGGCCGAGGGCCTGCTCCTCCAGCGCCGCGCCGACAACGGCCTCTGGGGCCTCCCCGGCGGCGGCGTCGAGCCCGGCGAGTCGGTCACCGAGGCGCTGGTGCGTGAGGTGCGCGAGGAGACGGGCCTCGAGGTGACGCCGCTCAGACTCATCGGCGTCTACTCCGCCCCCGCGCACGGCCAGGTCGTCACCTACCCCGACGGCAACGTCATCCACTACGTCAGCTCGAGCTTCGAGTGCCGCGTCGTCGGCGGCGTGCTCACGTGCAGCCACGAGTCGCTCGAGCTGGGCTGGTTCGACCCGGAGCGGCTCCCGGCGGAGATGGTGCCGATGCACCGGGTGCGGATCGCGGACGCGCTCATGCGGCGGGTGGAGGCGTTCGTGCGGTGA
- a CDS encoding DUF882 domain-containing protein: MRFFAAAVVVALVASGAWAAPLQRFFIMGDGTLAIVNAHTKERAEVRYRRADGTYDQAALARIRRAFRSSGDEGEGRASLRLIEVLSWAQKTARARPLTLMSGYRRPEYNEGLRAQGVRAAGGSLHTEGLAADVAFPRAMLRPLWMKVRALDCCGAGYYAKDGFLHIDVGRPRFWEPSTSRVEENLSAGNARLFGRTEFDRYARGEEIVVALHAMTVGPVRVAREGRLVPERGEAVAVVVDGELPERDGCLEVPGSGANMRLRGVSKADRGKIVLTTCGPVPERTPGTVETNVVEIR, translated from the coding sequence GTGAGGTTTTTCGCGGCGGCGGTGGTGGTGGCGCTGGTCGCGTCGGGCGCATGGGCGGCGCCTTTGCAGCGGTTCTTCATCATGGGGGACGGGACGCTGGCGATCGTGAACGCGCATACGAAGGAGCGGGCGGAGGTACGGTATCGGCGCGCGGACGGAACGTATGATCAAGCGGCGCTTGCGCGCATCCGGCGGGCGTTCCGGTCTTCCGGTGACGAGGGGGAGGGGAGGGCGTCGCTCCGGCTGATCGAGGTGCTGAGCTGGGCGCAGAAGACCGCTCGGGCGCGGCCGTTGACGCTGATGTCGGGGTATCGGCGCCCGGAGTACAACGAGGGGCTGCGGGCGCAGGGCGTGCGCGCGGCGGGCGGGTCGCTCCACACCGAGGGGCTCGCGGCGGACGTGGCCTTCCCGCGGGCGATGCTGCGTCCGTTGTGGATGAAGGTGCGGGCGCTGGATTGCTGCGGGGCGGGGTACTACGCGAAGGACGGGTTCCTGCACATCGACGTCGGGCGGCCGCGGTTCTGGGAGCCGAGCACGTCGAGGGTGGAGGAGAATCTGTCGGCGGGGAATGCGAGGTTGTTTGGGCGGACGGAGTTCGATCGGTATGCGAGGGGGGAGGAGATCGTCGTGGCGCTGCATGCGATGACGGTGGGGCCGGTGCGGGTGGCGCGGGAGGGGAGGTTGGTGCCCGAACGAGGCGAGGCGGTCGCGGTCGTGGTCGACGGAGAATTGCCGGAGCGAGACGGTTGTCTGGAAGTTCCGGGGTCGGGCGCTAACATGCGGCTTCGTGGGGTGTCGAAGGCAGACCGAGGAAAGATCGTACTGACGACCTGTGGCCCGGTGCCCGAGCGGACGCCGGGTACAGTTGAGACGAATGTCGTCGAGATTCGGTAG
- a CDS encoding SDR family oxidoreductase has translation MADITWSFAGRVALVSGGASGIGRAAAAGWIAAGARVAVFDQSAERLEETAGALGRGALATVAGDVSDPDDCERAVAETLARFGRLDILLNSAGTGAMGRVWDLEPLVWDRVLAVNLRGTFLLTRAASRWMVEQKRPGRIVNIASTNATVPTAGHSPYCASKAGVVALTQVAALELAPHRVTVNAIAPGPVDTNLTAPLFAMPGAREEFLRHVPLGRMGRAEDIAQAILFLSSEAAEWVTGQCFYVDGGQSLVALPPYIDLVERLLGGKL, from the coding sequence ATGGCGGACATCACCTGGAGCTTCGCGGGCAGGGTCGCGCTGGTGAGCGGCGGCGCGTCGGGGATCGGGCGCGCGGCGGCGGCCGGCTGGATCGCGGCCGGGGCGCGCGTCGCCGTCTTCGACCAGAGCGCGGAGCGGCTCGAGGAGACGGCGGGCGCGCTCGGCCGCGGGGCGCTCGCCACGGTCGCGGGCGACGTGAGCGACCCCGACGACTGCGAGCGGGCGGTGGCGGAGACGCTCGCGCGCTTCGGGCGCCTGGACATCCTCCTCAACTCGGCGGGGACGGGCGCGATGGGGCGCGTGTGGGACCTCGAGCCCCTGGTGTGGGACCGCGTCCTCGCCGTGAACCTCCGTGGCACGTTCCTCCTGACGCGCGCGGCGAGCCGGTGGATGGTGGAGCAGAAGCGCCCGGGGCGCATCGTCAACATCGCCTCCACGAACGCGACCGTGCCGACCGCCGGGCACTCGCCCTACTGCGCGTCCAAGGCGGGTGTGGTCGCGCTCACCCAGGTGGCGGCGCTCGAGCTCGCGCCGCACCGGGTGACGGTGAACGCGATCGCGCCCGGCCCGGTGGACACGAACCTGACCGCCCCGCTCTTCGCCATGCCCGGCGCGCGCGAGGAGTTCCTGCGCCACGTCCCGCTCGGGCGGATGGGGCGCGCGGAGGACATCGCGCAGGCGATCCTCTTCCTCTCCTCCGAGGCGGCCGAGTGGGTGACGGGCCAGTGCTTCTACGTGGACGGCGGGCAGTCGCTGGTGGCGCTGCCGCCGTACATCGACCTGGTGGAGCGGCTCCTCGGGGGGAAGCTGTAG